Within the Hypericibacter adhaerens genome, the region AGTTCTGGCTGCTGGCGACGAGGCCGTCATAGAGCTCGGCCTGAGGGGCCCGGATGTTGGGCTCGGTTCGGGCTCCTTCGCCGAGCTGCACCAGCCCGTTCGGCTCCTCGGAACCGGCGGTCATGATCCCGCGCGGGCGGTGATACTTGAAGCTGCGGCCCACCAGTGCCACGCCATTGGCCAGGAGGGCCGAGGCCAGCGTGTCGCCCTTGTAGCCGTAATAGGCGCGGTTGTTGAAGGTGAAGCGCAACGGCTGGTCGCGATCGATGCGCCCGCGCTCGGGATGACGGTGGCTCTGGCGGCTCATGCCTCGGCACTCCTCACGTCAGGTCCGCGGGCGGCGGCTCGCCCATCTTGTAGACGGCGAGGATCCGGTGCGAAACCGTGTGGCGCGCGACGTTGAACCAGCGGCGGCAGCCGCGCGCATGCATCCAGCGCTCGAAATGCACGCCCTTGGGGTTCTTGCGCATGAAGAGATAGTCCGCGAACTCGGCGTCGCTGAGCGCGTCGGGATTCTGCGGCCGCGCGATATGCGCCTCGTGACCATAGGAGAACTCGGTCTCGTCGCGGGCGCCGCAATAGGGGCAGGGGATCAACAGCATCGGGCCTGGTCCTTCAGTGAGCGACGCCCGCGGCGCCATGCTCGTCGATCAGATAGCCGGAGGTGAAGCGCTCGAGCGCGAAGGGCTCGGCGAGCTTGTGCGGCCGGTCGTTGGCGACGGTGTCGGCGAACACCCAGCCCGAGCCCGGCGTCGCCTTGAAGCCGCCCGTGCCCCAGCCGCAATTGAAATACAGGCCCTCGACCGGCGTGCGGCTGATGATCGGGCTCGCATCGGGGCAGGTGTCGACGATGCCGCCCCAGGTCCGCATGATCTTGAGGCGGCTGAAGATGGGGAAGAGCTCGCAGAGCGCGTTGAGCTGGTGCTCGAGGATGAAGGGGCTGCCGCGCTGGGCGTAGGAGTTGAAGGCGTCGATGCCGGCCCCCAGCACCAGCTCGCCCTTGTCGGACTGGCTGACATAGACATGGACGGCGTTCGACATGACCACCGTGTCGAGGATCGGCTTGATCGGCTCGGACACCATGGCCTGGAGCGGGTGGCTCTCGATCGGCAGGCGGAAGCCCGCCATGGAAGCGACCACGCTGGCATGACCCGCCACCACGCAGCCGACCTTCTTGGCGCCGATATAGCCGCGCGTGGTCTCGACACCCTTGACCCGGCCGTTCTCGATGCGGAAGCCGGTGACTTCGCAGTTCTGGATGATATCGACGCCGCGCGCATCGGCCGCGCGGGCAAGGCCCCAGGCGACCGCGTCGTGACGCGCCGTGCCGCCGCGGCGCTGCAGCGAGGCGCCCATGACCGGATAGCGCGACCTGGGATCGGTATTGAGGATCGGGCAGTAGGCCTTGCACTGCTCGACCGTGAGGAACTCGGAATCGATGCCGTTGAGACGGATCGCATTGACGCGCCGGTTGATCTCGCGCAGATCGTGCAGGTTATGCGCCAGGCTCATCAGCCCGCGCTGCGAGAACATGGTGTTGAAGTTGAGGTCCTGGGACAGTCCTTCCCAGAGCTTCAGCGAATGCTCGTAGAGATGGGCGCTCTCGTCCCAGAGATAGTTGGAGCGAACGATCGTCGTGTTGCGCCCGGTATTGCCGCCGCCGAGCCAGCCCTTCTCGATCACCGCCACATTGGTGATGCCATGCTCCTTGGCGAGGTAATAGGCGGTGGCGAGGCCGTGGCCGCCGCCGCCGACGATCACCACGTCGTAATCCGGCTTGGGATCCGGGCTGCGCCAGGCGGCCTGCCAGTCCTGGTGGTAGGAAAGGGCGTTCCGGATCAGGCTGACGATCGAGTATTTGGGGCGTAGGGCCAAGGGCGCGACGGGCTCCAGGAGGGGCGGGGCGGCGGACAAAATGGCAGCGGCCCGAAGGGGTTGCAAGCGCGCCCGGAGCCGCAGGACGGGCCCCGGAAATGGCGGTCCGGCGCCGATTCCGGTCTTGCGGCTCAACGTCACCATTTATTCATTTCGCGACATAGCGTAGAGTGCCCGCCGGTTCCTGGCCCGACCCCCATTCTGGACGTTTCGATGTTCGGTGATCCTCCCCGCGAGCTGCCGCAGCAGATCGCCTTCTTGCTGGTGCCCAACTTCTCGATGATCGCCTTCACGGCCGCGGTCGAGCCGCTCCGGCTCGCCAACCGCGCCAGCGGTCGCCAGCTTTATCGCTGGCACCTGTTCTCGCCGGACGGCAAGCCGGTCGCGGCCAGCAACGGCATCGAGCTCAACCCCGCCGGCAATGCGGACCAGGCGGTGAACTACCACACCGTGATCCTCTGCAGCGGCATCGACGCGCATCTCTATAACGACCGCGGCCTGTTCGCGGCGCTGCGCCGTTGCGAGCGCGCGGGGGCGGATATCGGCGCGCTCTGCACGGGCACCCATATCCTGGCGCGCGCCGGGCTCATGGACGGCTATCGCTGCACGATCCACTGGGAGAACATGGCGGGCTTCGCCGAGGATTTCCCGCAGATCGAGGTGACGAGCGAGCTCTTCGAGATCGACCGCAACCGCTTCACCTGCTCGGGCGGCACCGCCTCGCTCGACATGATGCTGAACCTGATCGCCGAGCAGCATGGCCACGAACTGGCGGCCTCGGTCTCCGACCAGTTCATCCATGAGCGCATCCGCGACCGCCACGACCATCAGCGCATGGCGCTGCCCGCGCGGCTCGGCGTGCGCCACCCCAAGCTCCTCTCCGTGATCAAGCTGATGGAGGAGCATCTGGAGGAACCGCTGGAGCGCCAGGACCTGGCCGAGGCGGCGGGGCTCTCCAACCGCCAGCTCGAGCGCCTGTTCCGCAAATACCTGAACCGTTCGCCCGCGCGCTATTACGTGGAGCTGCGCCTCAACCGCGCGCGGCTGCTGCTGCTCCAGACCAACATGTCGGTGATCGACGTGGCGCTGGCCTGCGGCTTCGTCTCGGCCTCGCATTTCTCCAAATGCTACCGCGACTTCTTCGGCCGCACGCCCCGGCGCGAGCGCGGCGGGCCGGCGGTCGCCGCGGCGGCAGCCGCGCGGGCCGCGGCACCGGACAAGATCAAAGGCGCGGCCTGACCGATTCCAGACCAGCCGGTCGTCGATCGCGGCGCTGGCTTGCCCTCGAAGCGCGACCCCCTGCGGCTTCCGCGGGCTTGAGAAGGGGCGCCGCCCGCCGCTACATTCCCCCCGCCCGAACCCGTTTTGACGAGCAGGAGTTTCGATGAAGTCGCATGCGAGAGTGGTGGTTGTCGGCGGCGGCGTGATGGGGGTGGGGCTGCTCTATCACCTGGCGCTGGAAGGCTGGACCGACATCGTGCTGGTGGAGAAGGGCGAGCTGACCTCGGGCTCGACCTGGCATGCGGCGGGTCAATGCCCGCATTTCAACGGCTCGCTCAACATGACCAAGGTGCATGTCTATGGCACCCAGCTCTATCCGCAGCTCGAGAAGCTGACGGGGCAGGCGGTGAGCTGGCACGGCTGCGGCGGCCTGCGTATCGCCACCACCGACGAGGAGGTGAACTGGCTGAAGCAGGTCTATGGCCTCTCCAAGCTCGCGAACTACGAGGCCCATATCATCGGGCCCGACGAGATCAAGCAGTATCACCCCTTCCTCAACACCGACGGCATCAAGGCCGCCTTCCTGACCGTCACCGACGGCCATGTGGCGCCGGCCGACATCACTAACGCCATGGCGGCGGGTGCCCGCAAGCTCGGCGCCGAGATCTATCGCCGCACGCTCGTCACCGACATCAAGCTCCTGAAGACCGGCGAGTGGCAGGTCGTCACCGACAAGGGCAACATCACCTGCGAGCATGTGGTGAACTCGGCCGGCTCCTACTGCGACGTGGTCGGGTCCTGGACCGGCCATAACGTGCCGATCGCCAATATGCTGCATCACTACA harbors:
- a CDS encoding sarcosine oxidase subunit beta family protein; the protein is MALRPKYSIVSLIRNALSYHQDWQAAWRSPDPKPDYDVVIVGGGGHGLATAYYLAKEHGITNVAVIEKGWLGGGNTGRNTTIVRSNYLWDESAHLYEHSLKLWEGLSQDLNFNTMFSQRGLMSLAHNLHDLREINRRVNAIRLNGIDSEFLTVEQCKAYCPILNTDPRSRYPVMGASLQRRGGTARHDAVAWGLARAADARGVDIIQNCEVTGFRIENGRVKGVETTRGYIGAKKVGCVVAGHASVVASMAGFRLPIESHPLQAMVSEPIKPILDTVVMSNAVHVYVSQSDKGELVLGAGIDAFNSYAQRGSPFILEHQLNALCELFPIFSRLKIMRTWGGIVDTCPDASPIISRTPVEGLYFNCGWGTGGFKATPGSGWVFADTVANDRPHKLAEPFALERFTSGYLIDEHGAAGVAH
- a CDS encoding sarcosine oxidase subunit delta, with the translated sequence MLLIPCPYCGARDETEFSYGHEAHIARPQNPDALSDAEFADYLFMRKNPKGVHFERWMHARGCRRWFNVARHTVSHRILAVYKMGEPPPADLT
- a CDS encoding GlxA family transcriptional regulator produces the protein MFGDPPRELPQQIAFLLVPNFSMIAFTAAVEPLRLANRASGRQLYRWHLFSPDGKPVAASNGIELNPAGNADQAVNYHTVILCSGIDAHLYNDRGLFAALRRCERAGADIGALCTGTHILARAGLMDGYRCTIHWENMAGFAEDFPQIEVTSELFEIDRNRFTCSGGTASLDMMLNLIAEQHGHELAASVSDQFIHERIRDRHDHQRMALPARLGVRHPKLLSVIKLMEEHLEEPLERQDLAEAAGLSNRQLERLFRKYLNRSPARYYVELRLNRARLLLLQTNMSVIDVALACGFVSASHFSKCYRDFFGRTPRRERGGPAVAAAAAARAAAPDKIKGAA